A genome region from Brassica oleracea var. oleracea cultivar TO1000 chromosome C2, BOL, whole genome shotgun sequence includes the following:
- the LOC106327792 gene encoding glucan endo-1,3-beta-glucosidase 13-like gives MSLFVLSLLMLSSFSVIPFTHADSGMIGVNYGRIANNLPAPEKVVELLKSQGVNRVKLYDTDSSVLTALANSGIKVVVSLPNENLSAAAADQSYTDAWVQDNVKKYTPATDIEAIAVGNEVFVDPRNTTAYLVPAMKNVQSSLAKFSLDGAIKISSPLALSALANSYPPSAGSFKPDLIEPVIKPMLDFLRKTSSHLMVNAYPFFAYAANADKISLEYALFKENAGNVDSGNGLKYENLLDAQIDAVFAAMSAVGFNDIKVVVTETGWPSAGDGNEIGAGSANAAAYNGGLVKRVLTGNGTPLKPEEPLNVYLFALFNENQKTGPTSERNYGLFYPNENKVYDVPFSAKSAPVDDSKEKVPVKSPSHVGQTWCVANGKTTKEKLQEGLDYACGEGGADCRPIQKGATCYDPESLEAHASYAFNSYYQKNARSVGTCDFGGAAYVVSQPPKYGKCEFPTGH, from the exons ATGTCTCTCTTTGTTCTTTCTCTGCTAATGCTCTCATCATTCTCAGTCATTCCCTTCACCCATGCAG ATTCTGGAATGATCGGAGTAAACTATGGACGGATCGCGAACAATCTTCCGGCTCCGGAGAAGGTGGTTGAGCTTCTCAAATCCCAAGGGGTCAACCGCGTCAAGCTCTACGACACTGACTCATCCGTCCTAACCGCGCTTGCAAACTCCGGCATCAAAGTCGTCGTGTCCCTCCCCAACGAGAATCTCTCCGCCGCCGCCGCGGATCAGAGCTACACCGACGCCTGGGTCCAGGACAACGTAAAGAAATACACGCCGGCGACTGATATCGAAGCAATCGCCGTCGGAAACGAAGTGTTCGTCGATCCGAGGAACACGACGGCGTATCTCGTTCCTGCGATGAAGAACGTTCAGAGCTCCCTTGCGAAGTTTAGCCTCGACGGAGCGATCAAGATCTCGTCGCCGCTTGCTTTGAGCGCCTTGGCGAATTCGTATCCGCCGTCAGCCGGTTCGTTTAAACCGGATTTAATCGAACCGGTGATTAAACCGATGCTGGATTTTTTACGTAAAACGTCGTCGCATCTTATGGTGAATGCTTATCCCTTCTTCGCCTACGCGGCTAACGCCGATAAGATCTCTTTGGAGTATGCTCTGTTTAAAGAGAACGCCGGGAATGTAGATTCCGGCAACGGTTTGAAGTACGAGAATCTCTTGGACGCGCAGATCGACGCCGTTTTCGCAGCTATGTCCGCCGTGGGATTCAACGACATCAAGGTCGTGGTGACGGAGACGGGTTGGCCTTCCGCCGGAGACGGGAACGAGATCGGCGCCGGTTCGGCTAACGCGGCTGCTTATAACGGCGGTTTAGTGAAGAGAGTGTTGACGGGAAACGGGACGCCGTTAAAACCTGAGGAGCCACTTAACGTCTATCTCTTCGCTCTGTTTAACGAGAATCAGAAAACGGGGCCCACGTCCGAGAGAAACTACGGGTTGTTTTACCCCAACGAGAACAAAGTGTACGACGTTCCGTTCTCCGCTAAGTCAGCGCCGGTTGACGATAGCAAAGAGAAGGTTCCGGTTAAGTCGCCCTCGCACGTGGGACAGACGTGGTGTGTGGCGAACGGGAAAACAACGAAGGAGAAGCTTCAGGAAGGTCTGGACTACGCTTGCGGGGAAGGAGGCGCTGATTGCCGTCCGATTCAAAAGGGTGCCACGTGTTACGATCCGGAATCGTTAGAGGCACACGCTTCTTATGCGTTCAACAGTTACTATCAGAAGAACGCACGTAGTGTCGGCACGTGTGATTTTGGTGGTGCAGCGTACGTGGTCTCGCAGCCTCCTA AGTACGGGAAATGCGAGTTTCCAACAGGGCATTGA
- the LOC106322898 gene encoding small ubiquitin-related modifier 1-like: MSATQEEDKKPGDQGPAHINLKVKGQDGNEVFFRIKRATQLKKLMTAYCDRQSVDFNSIAFLFDGRRLRAEQTPDELDMEEGDEIDAMLHQTGGVAIC; the protein is encoded by the exons ATGTCTGCTACCCAGGAAGAAGACAAGAAGCCCGGAGACCAAGGACCAGCTCACATCAATCTCAAAGTCAAGGGCCAG GATGGAAATGAAGTCTTTTTTAGGATCAAGAGGGCCACTCAGCTGAAGAAGCTGATGACCGCTTACTGTGACCGTCAATCTGTGGATTTCAACTCTATCGCTTTCTTGTTTGATGGCCGTCGTCTCCGTGCTGAACAGACTCCAGATGAG CTTGATATGGAAGAAGGAGATGAGATCGATGCAATGCTCCATCAAACCGGTGGTGTTGCTATTTGCTAA
- the LOC106322897 gene encoding putative F-box protein At5g55150 isoform X1, whose product MALSSSYYSSSWSDLLPELMDAVFHSLNDVKDILSCATVCSSWRYSSSAVYSRKFVPLLFVSHPSSAYEETRFSDRFRVLSLDNLGFSGNDDQRWICGSTRGYLLTVNVSFQFEVSLQNPFTNTLVSLPPLTSFEDVQRLIQFQATSQHSGALTLIKEFVKKVASSKSLLDSECVVLIIYNTDGGKLAFCRRGDKQWTELESDHIDDIVFCNGVFLAMDRTGVIYQCELNPDNLKAVPLCTASPFRYEPCKKCFAESDHGKLWVVLQKLDVSDDFDFTTYFEIYEFNSETKEWTVVRSLRGKALFLSPQGRCVAVIAGETGSGGFIKDNSIYFTDGSLSVFEWESKQSKKLHQSGFCNLMFWVTPEDVLQR is encoded by the coding sequence ATGGCTCTATCTTCTTCTTATTACTCTTCGTCCTGGTCGGACTTGCTCCCGGAGCTTATGGACGCTGTATTCCACAGCCTAAACGATGTCAAAGACATCCTTAGTTGTGCAACCGTCTGTTCTTCCTGGAGATATTCTTCCTCCGCCGTGTACAGTCGCAAGTTCGTTCCTTTACTCTTTGTTTCCCATCCCTCTTCTGCCTATGAAGAAACTCGATTCTCTGATCGCTTTAGGGTTTTGTCTCTGGATAATTTAGGTTTTTCAGGTAATGATGATCAGAGATGGATTTGCGGAAGCACAAGAGGGTATTTGTTAACTGTCAATGTTTCTTTCCAGTTCGAGGTAAGTTTACAGAACCCATTTACTAACACCCTTGTTTCCCTGCCACCGTTGACATCTTTTGAAGATGTTCAGCGGTTGATTCAGTTCCAAGCTACCTCTCAGCACTCTGGAGCGCTAACCCTAATAAAGGAGTTTGTAAAGAAAGTTGCATCTTCTAAAAGTTTATTAGACTCTGAATGCGTTGTGCTCATAATATACAACACCGATGGAGGAAAGCTAGCTTTCTGCAGACGGGGAGATAAACAATGGACGGAGTTAGAGTCTGATCATATCGATGACATTGTGTTCTGTAATGGCGTCTTCTTAGCCATGGATAGAACTGGAGTGATATATCAGTGTGAACTTAACCCTGACAATCTAAAGGCTGTTCCTCTATGCACCGCCTCACCGTTTCGGTACGAGCCTTGCAAGAAGTGCTTTGCAGAGTCGGATCACGGCAAACTGTGGGTGGTTCTACAGAAGCTAGACGTTAGCGACGATTTTGATTTCACAACGTATTTCGAGATCTATGAGTTCAATTCAGAGACGAAAGAGTGGACTGTGGTGAGAAGCTTGAGAGGTAAAGCTTTGTTCTTGAGCCCTCAAGGAAGATGTGTAGCGGTTATAGCAGGTGAAACCGGGTCTGGAGGATTTATCAAAGACAATTCCATTTACTTCACCGATGGGAGTCTGAGCGTTTTTGAATGGGAGAGTAAGCAAAGCAAGAAGCTTCACCAGTCAGGATTTTGTAATCTTATGTTTTGGGTCACACCTGAAGATGTTCTTCAAAGGTGA
- the LOC106322897 gene encoding putative F-box protein At5g55150 isoform X2, whose protein sequence is MSKTSLVVQPSVLPGDILPPPCTVASFSGNDDQRWICGSTRGYLLTVNVSFQFEVSLQNPFTNTLVSLPPLTSFEDVQRLIQFQATSQHSGALTLIKEFVKKVASSKSLLDSECVVLIIYNTDGGKLAFCRRGDKQWTELESDHIDDIVFCNGVFLAMDRTGVIYQCELNPDNLKAVPLCTASPFRYEPCKKCFAESDHGKLWVVLQKLDVSDDFDFTTYFEIYEFNSETKEWTVVRSLRGKALFLSPQGRCVAVIAGETGSGGFIKDNSIYFTDGSLSVFEWESKQSKKLHQSGFCNLMFWVTPEDVLQR, encoded by the exons ATGTCAAAGACATCCTTAGTTGTGCAACCGTCTGTTCTTCCTGGAGATATTCTTCCTCCGCCGTGTACAGTCGCAA GTTTTTCAGGTAATGATGATCAGAGATGGATTTGCGGAAGCACAAGAGGGTATTTGTTAACTGTCAATGTTTCTTTCCAGTTCGAGGTAAGTTTACAGAACCCATTTACTAACACCCTTGTTTCCCTGCCACCGTTGACATCTTTTGAAGATGTTCAGCGGTTGATTCAGTTCCAAGCTACCTCTCAGCACTCTGGAGCGCTAACCCTAATAAAGGAGTTTGTAAAGAAAGTTGCATCTTCTAAAAGTTTATTAGACTCTGAATGCGTTGTGCTCATAATATACAACACCGATGGAGGAAAGCTAGCTTTCTGCAGACGGGGAGATAAACAATGGACGGAGTTAGAGTCTGATCATATCGATGACATTGTGTTCTGTAATGGCGTCTTCTTAGCCATGGATAGAACTGGAGTGATATATCAGTGTGAACTTAACCCTGACAATCTAAAGGCTGTTCCTCTATGCACCGCCTCACCGTTTCGGTACGAGCCTTGCAAGAAGTGCTTTGCAGAGTCGGATCACGGCAAACTGTGGGTGGTTCTACAGAAGCTAGACGTTAGCGACGATTTTGATTTCACAACGTATTTCGAGATCTATGAGTTCAATTCAGAGACGAAAGAGTGGACTGTGGTGAGAAGCTTGAGAGGTAAAGCTTTGTTCTTGAGCCCTCAAGGAAGATGTGTAGCGGTTATAGCAGGTGAAACCGGGTCTGGAGGATTTATCAAAGACAATTCCATTTACTTCACCGATGGGAGTCTGAGCGTTTTTGAATGGGAGAGTAAGCAAAGCAAGAAGCTTCACCAGTCAGGATTTTGTAATCTTATGTTTTGGGTCACACCTGAAGATGTTCTTCAAAGGTGA
- the LOC106325537 gene encoding 50S ribosomal protein L30, with the protein MSGFRAFKAKVPIEWSQNLYITLVRGLPGTRKLHRRTLEAMGLRRCHRTVLHSNTSSIRGMIQQVKRMVVVETEEMYKARKEAEANHKALRPPLVVRHSIPAAGSSNMS; encoded by the exons ATGAGTGGTTTTAGAGCATTCAAAGCTAAAGTGCCCATTGAATGGAGCCAGAACTTGTACATAACCTTAGTGAGAGGTCTCCCTGGAACCAGGAAGCTTCACAGGCGTACACTCGAGGCTATGGGGCTCCGGAGATGCCACCGCACTGTTTTGCACTCCAACACTTCTTCCATTAGAGGAATGATTCAACAG GTTAAGAGGATGGTTGTTGTCGAAACAGAGGAGATGTACAAAGCTCGCAAAGAAGCTGAAGCTAACCACAAAGCTCTCCGCCCGCCGCTTGTTGTCAGACATTCAATCCCTGCAGCAGGCTCATCCAACATGTCTTGA
- the LOC106326755 gene encoding uncharacterized protein LOC106326755, which yields MLRNYVNARLISRPNIRSSCLYSLYLKRGSASGGREEGRDPLSTLEKLERQGIASQTSEKGYDGAAEAVNVSSDSEVDKEKVKEEFEKREEGRDYRKRCDDDGLPINTAKGV from the exons ATGTTGAGAAATTATGTGAACGCAAGATTAATCTCCAGGCCTAATATAAGATCATCATGTCTTTACTCTCTTTACCTTAAG AGAGGAAGTGCGAGTGGAGGAAGGGAAGAAGGAAGAGATCCTCTTTCCACGCTAGAGAAGCTCGAGAGACAAGGTATTGCTAGCCAGACGTCGGAGAAAGGTTACGACGGAGCAGCGGAGGCGGTCAACGTGTCTAGTGATTCTGAGGTGGATAAGGAGAAAGTGAAAGAAGAGTTTGAAAAGAGGGAAGAGGGTAGAGACTACCGCAAGAGGTGTGATGATGATGGTTTGCCTATCAACACGGCAAAAGGAGTATAA
- the LOC106327757 gene encoding adenylyltransferase and sulfurtransferase MOCS3-like — MEANGGDSSAIVRELKELKRQKAELEHRISALEAKLQDTAALERSVAVSNGCSVPNGLEHGLSPDQIYRYSRQLLLPSFGVEAQSNLLKSSVLVIGAGGLGSPALLYLAACGLGRLGIIDHDVVELNNMHRQIIHTEAFIGQPKVKSAAAACRSINSTIKVDEYVDALRTSNALEILSQYDIIVDATDNPPSRYMISDCCVLLGKPLVSGAALGMEGQLTVYNHKGGPCYRCLFPTPPPTTACQRCSDSGVLGVVPGVIGCLQALETIKLASLVGEPLSERMLLFDALSARIRIVKIRGRSAQCTVCGDTSSFSKQQFKDFDYEDFTQFPLSAGPLNILPQESRINSKEFKEILDKKEQHVLLDVRPAHHYKIVSLPDSLNIPLANLEARLDELTFALKEKQEGHGNTGSCTNPSIYVVCRRGNDSQRAVEYLRESGFDTAKDIIGGLEAWAADVNPTFPTY; from the exons ATGGAGGCGAACGGTGGGGATTCGTCGGCAATCGTCCGTGAATTGAAAGAGTTAAAGCGACAGAAGGCAGAACTTGAGCACCGAATCTCTGCTCTCGAAGCAAAGCTCCAAGATACCGCGGCGCTTGAACGGTCCGTCGCCGTATCTAACGGTTGCTCTGTTCCAAACGGGCTTGAACATGGGCTGTCTCCTGATCAGATTTACCGTTACAGTCGCCAATTGTTACTCCCTTCCTTTGGTGTTGAAG CACAATCAAATCTCTTGAAGTCGTCGGTATTAGTCATCGGAGCTGGAGGGCTTGGTTCGCCTGCATTATTGTATCTCGCTGCTTGTGGCCTTG GTCGATTGGGTATTATTGATCATGATGTTGTAGAACTCAACAATATGCATAGACAG ATAATTCACACTGAAGCATTTATTGGACAACCCAAAGTGAAATCTGCTGCTGCTGCTTGTCGCTC GATAAACTCGACAATCAAAGTTGATGAATATGTGGACGCTCTCCGCACATCCAACGCTTTGGAAATCCTCAGCCA ATATGATATCATAGTAGATGCAACAGACAACCCTCCAAGTCGTTACATGATCAGCGATTGTTGTGTCCTCTTAGGAAAG CCTTTGGTGTCAGGTGCTGCGCTTGGAATGGAGGGGCAG CTTACGGTCTATAACCACAAAGGAGGCCCGTGTTACCGTTGCCTGTTTCCAACTCCTCCCCCAACAACAGCTTGCCAAAGATGCTCTGACAGCGGAGTTCTTGGAGTAG TTCCTGGTGTTATTGGCTGTCTACAAGCGCTAGAGACAATTAAACTCGCGAGCTTGGTGGGAGAACCACTCTCTGAACGGATGCTTCTTTTTGACGCTTTATCAGCAAGGATCCGCATT GTCAAGATCAGAGGCAGGTCAGCCCAGTGCACAGTGTGTGGAGACACTTCGTCTTTTAGTAAGCAGCAGTTCAAAGATTTTGACTATGAGGACTTCACTCAGTTTCCTTTATCTGCG GGCCCGTTGAACATACTTCCCCAAGAATCAAGAATCAACAGCAAGGAGTTCAAAGAGATCCTTGACAAGAAGGAGCAACATGTTCTTCTAGATGTTCGACCTGCCCATCATTATAAGATTGTATCTCTCCCGGATTCACTCAACATCCCTCTTGCAAACTTGGAGGCTCGGTTGGATGAGCTTACTTTTGCTCTGAAAGAAAAACAAGAGGGTCATGGTAACACCGGATCTTGCACAAATCCTAGCATCTACGTGGTGTGCAGGCGCGGGAATGATTCACAGAGAGCTGTTGAGTATCTTCGTGAATCGGGTTTCGATACAGCTAAAGATATAATTGGAGGACTGGAAGCTTGGGCAGCTGATGTCAACCCCACCTTCCCCACTTACTAG
- the LOC106327759 gene encoding uncharacterized protein LOC106327759 — translation MKKGIHPQMQWISYVTQSGRLMHVMMTRIHHVGKVYHFGAKRQLAQSIGQIAKFKRRFNEQEEEPTTHENSIQNQSK, via the coding sequence ATGAAGAAAGGAATACACCCACAGATGCAGTGGATCTCTTACGTGACACAGAGCGGTAGATTGATGCACGTCATGATGACTAGAATCCACCATGTTGGCAAAGTCTATCACTTTGGTGCTAAGCGTCAGTTGGCTCAAAGCATCGGTCAGATTGCCAAGTTCAAACGCAGGTTTAACGAGCAAGAGGAAGAACCTACCACCCATGAGAACAGCATCCAGAACCAGAGCAAGTAA
- the LOC106327758 gene encoding GDP-L-galactose phosphorylase 2 — protein MLLKIKRVLTLVSNHQKDETAEEEEGEGCGRNILSKCCINGERLPLYTCKPAEENVTFLESVLLGEWEDRFQRGLFRYDVTACETKVIPGKYGFIAQLNEARHLKKRPTEFRVDQVLQPFDANKFNFTKVSPEELLFQFEANMPLDADNSPRVVAINVSPIEYGHVLLIPQVFDCLPQRIDHKSLLLALHMAVEAANPYFRVGYNSLSTFATINHLHFQAYYLAMPFPIEKAHSLKISTTNDGVRISKLMSYTVRGLLFEGGNSIKDLSVAVSNASVCLQNNNIPFNFLISDSGKRIFLLLQCYAEKQALGEVSSELLDTQVNPAVWEMSGHMVLKRKEDYEGASEEKAWSLLAEVSLSEERFKEVNTMIFEAIGCSGEEEEELEEESSIRVNCCT, from the exons ATGTTGTTGAAGATCAAAAGGGTTCTGACACTTGTGTCGAATCACCAGAAAGATGAGACAGCGGAAGAAGAAGAAGGCGAAGGATGTGGTCGGAATATTCTTAGCAAGTGTTGTATAAATG GGGAAAGACTTCCTTTGTATACATGCAAACCTGCGGAAGAGAATGTAACGTTCCTCGAATCCGTACTTCTTGGAGAG TGGGAAGATCGGTTTCAAAGAGGACTATTTCGTTACGATGTTACAGCCTGTGAAACCAAG GTTATACCGGGGAAGTACGGTTTCATAGCGCAGCTAAACGAAGCTCGTCATCTCAAGAAGAGGCCAACAGAGTTCCGTGTTGATCAAGTTCTTCAACCATTTGATGCTAACAAATTCAACTTCACTAAAGTTTCTCCAGAAGAGTTGCTTTTCCAGTTTGAAGCTAATATGCCTTTAGACGCTGATAACTCTCCAAGAGTCGTTGCAATCAAT GTGAGTCCGATTGAGTATGGACATGTGTTGCTGATTCCTCAAGTTTTTGATTGCTTGCCTCAAAGGATTGATCACAAAAGCCTTTTGCTAGCTCTTCACATGGCTGTTGAAGCCGCTAATCCGTATTTTCGGGTTGGGTACAATAGTTTAAGTACATTTGCTACCATCAACCATCTTCACTTTCAG GCTTACTACTTGGCAATGCCATTCCCTATAGAGAAAGCTCATTCGTTGAAGATCAGTACCACCAATGACGGCGTCAGAATCTCAAAGCTCATGAGTTATACTGTGAGAGGTCTTCTCTTTGAAGGTGGAAACTCCATCAAAGATCTCTCTGTTGCTGTATCAAACGCATCTGTTTGCCTTCAGAACAACAACATTCCTTTCAACTTTCTCATTTCTGATTCCGGAAAACGGATCTTTCTTCTCCTTCAG TGTTATGCAGAGAAACAGGCACTAGGGGAAGTTAGCTCAGAGCTGTTGGATACGCAAGTGAATCCAGCGGTCTGGGAGATGAGTGGTCACATGGTCCTGAAGAGGAAAGAAGATTACGAAGGAGCTTCGGAGGAGAAAGCGTGGAGTCTACTTGCTGAAGTCTCTTTATCAGAGGAGAGGTTCAAAGAAGTTAACACCATGATATTTGAAGCAATTGGTTGTAGTGGTGAAGAAGAAGAAGAGCTTGAAGAGGAGAGTTCGATAAGAGTGAATTGTTGCACTTGA